A genomic region of Macaca thibetana thibetana isolate TM-01 chromosome 14, ASM2454274v1, whole genome shotgun sequence contains the following coding sequences:
- the LOC126935655 gene encoding lysophosphatidic acid receptor 1-like isoform X1 produces MAAISTSIPVISQPQFTAMNEPQCFYNESIAFFYNRSGKHLATVWNTVSKLVMGLGITVCIFITLANLLVMVAIYVNPRFHFPIYYLMANLAAADFFVGLAYFYLMFHTGPNTWRLTVSTWLLRQGLIDTSLTASVANLMTIAIERHITVFRMQLHTQMSNRRVVVVIVVIWTTAIVMGALPSVGWNCICDIENCSNMAPLYSDSYLVLWVIFNLVTFVVMVVLYAHIFGSIHQRTMRMSQHSSGPWWNRDTMMSLLKTVVIVLGAFIICWTPGLALLLLDVCCPQCDVLAYEKFFLLVAEFNTAMNPIIYSYCDKEMSATFRQILCCQRGENPSGPTEGSDRWASSLKHTVLAGVHSNDHSVI; encoded by the coding sequence ATGGCTGCCATCTCTACTTCCATCCCTGTAATTTCACAGCCCCAGTTCACAGCCATGAATGAACCACAGTGCTTCTACAACGAATCCATTGCCTTCTTTTATAACCGAAGTGGAAAGCATCTTGCCACAGTATGGAACACAGTCAGCAAGCTGGTGATGGGACTTGGAATCACTGTTTGTATCTTCATCACGTTGGCCAACCTACTGGTCATGGTGGCAATCTATGTCAACCCCCGTTTCCATTTTCCTATTTATTACCTAATGGCTAATCTGGCTGCTGCAGACTTCTTTGTGGGGTTGGCCTATTTCTATCTCATGTTCCACACAGGACCCAATACTTGGAGACTGACTGTTAGCACATGGCTCCTTCGTCAGGGCCTCATTGACACCAGCCTGACGGCATCTGTGGCCAACTTAATGACTATTGCAATCGAGAGGCACATTACGGTTTTCCGCATGCAGCTCCACACACAGATGAGCAACCGGCGGGTAGTGGTGGTCATTGTGGTCATCTGGACTACGGCCATCGTTATGGGTGCTCTACCCAGTGTGGGCTGGAACTGTATCTGTGATATTGAAAATTGTTCCAACATGGCACCCCTCTACAGTGACTCTTACTTAGTCTTATGGGTCATTTTCAACTTGGTGACCTTTGTGGTAATGGTGGTTCTCTATGCTCACATCTTTGGCTCTATTCACCAGAGGACTATGAGAATGTCTCAGCATAGTTCTGGACCCTGGTGGAATCGGGATACCATGATGAGTCTTCTGAAGACTGTGGTCATTGTGCTTGGGGCCTTTATCATCTGCTGGACTCCTGGATTGGCTTTGTTACTTCTAGACGTGTGCTGTCCACAGTGCGACGTGCTGGCCTATGAGAAATTCTTCCTTCTCGTTGCTGAATTCAACACTGCCATGAACCCCATCATTTACTCCTACTGTGACAAAGAAATGAGTGCCACCTTTAGGCAGATCCTCTGCTGCCAACGCGGTGAGAACCCCAGCGGTCCCACAGAAGGCTCAGACCGCTGGGCTTCCTCCCTCAAACACACCGTCTTGGCTGGAGTTCACAGCAATGACCACTCTGTGATTTAG
- the LOC126935655 gene encoding lysophosphatidic acid receptor 1-like isoform X2, producing the protein MNEPQCFYNESIAFFYNRSGKHLATVWNTVSKLVMGLGITVCIFITLANLLVMVAIYVNPRFHFPIYYLMANLAAADFFVGLAYFYLMFHTGPNTWRLTVSTWLLRQGLIDTSLTASVANLMTIAIERHITVFRMQLHTQMSNRRVVVVIVVIWTTAIVMGALPSVGWNCICDIENCSNMAPLYSDSYLVLWVIFNLVTFVVMVVLYAHIFGSIHQRTMRMSQHSSGPWWNRDTMMSLLKTVVIVLGAFIICWTPGLALLLLDVCCPQCDVLAYEKFFLLVAEFNTAMNPIIYSYCDKEMSATFRQILCCQRGENPSGPTEGSDRWASSLKHTVLAGVHSNDHSVI; encoded by the coding sequence ATGAATGAACCACAGTGCTTCTACAACGAATCCATTGCCTTCTTTTATAACCGAAGTGGAAAGCATCTTGCCACAGTATGGAACACAGTCAGCAAGCTGGTGATGGGACTTGGAATCACTGTTTGTATCTTCATCACGTTGGCCAACCTACTGGTCATGGTGGCAATCTATGTCAACCCCCGTTTCCATTTTCCTATTTATTACCTAATGGCTAATCTGGCTGCTGCAGACTTCTTTGTGGGGTTGGCCTATTTCTATCTCATGTTCCACACAGGACCCAATACTTGGAGACTGACTGTTAGCACATGGCTCCTTCGTCAGGGCCTCATTGACACCAGCCTGACGGCATCTGTGGCCAACTTAATGACTATTGCAATCGAGAGGCACATTACGGTTTTCCGCATGCAGCTCCACACACAGATGAGCAACCGGCGGGTAGTGGTGGTCATTGTGGTCATCTGGACTACGGCCATCGTTATGGGTGCTCTACCCAGTGTGGGCTGGAACTGTATCTGTGATATTGAAAATTGTTCCAACATGGCACCCCTCTACAGTGACTCTTACTTAGTCTTATGGGTCATTTTCAACTTGGTGACCTTTGTGGTAATGGTGGTTCTCTATGCTCACATCTTTGGCTCTATTCACCAGAGGACTATGAGAATGTCTCAGCATAGTTCTGGACCCTGGTGGAATCGGGATACCATGATGAGTCTTCTGAAGACTGTGGTCATTGTGCTTGGGGCCTTTATCATCTGCTGGACTCCTGGATTGGCTTTGTTACTTCTAGACGTGTGCTGTCCACAGTGCGACGTGCTGGCCTATGAGAAATTCTTCCTTCTCGTTGCTGAATTCAACACTGCCATGAACCCCATCATTTACTCCTACTGTGACAAAGAAATGAGTGCCACCTTTAGGCAGATCCTCTGCTGCCAACGCGGTGAGAACCCCAGCGGTCCCACAGAAGGCTCAGACCGCTGGGCTTCCTCCCTCAAACACACCGTCTTGGCTGGAGTTCACAGCAATGACCACTCTGTGATTTAG